A genomic region of Chloroflexota bacterium contains the following coding sequences:
- a CDS encoding cysteine synthase yields MSILNAVGNTPLVELTNLNGNPRVKILGKLEGNNPGGSVKDRPAYYMIKNAEESGELTRGKTIIEPTSGNMGIALAMIGAAKGYRVKLFMPECVSVERHLVLTAFGAETVLTPAREGTDGAIRAAHQALSDQPEMYYMPNQFDNDSNVLAHYETTGPEVLTQTEGEIDVFVAGMGTTGTLMGAGQYLKEKKSAVKIVGVEPTEGHTIQGLKNMNESIIPGIYHPERLDEKVIIEDGEAFEVSRLLATKEGIFVGMSSGAAVAAALRIAKDLYSGIIVVILPDRGDRYLSTTLFRSICAKCPP; encoded by the coding sequence ATGAGCATATTGAATGCCGTGGGGAACACGCCTCTGGTCGAACTGACCAATTTGAACGGGAATCCACGGGTAAAGATTCTGGGAAAGCTCGAAGGAAATAATCCCGGCGGTTCGGTCAAAGACCGTCCGGCTTATTACATGATTAAAAACGCTGAGGAGAGCGGGGAACTTACCAGAGGGAAGACAATCATTGAGCCCACCTCTGGAAATATGGGCATTGCCCTGGCCATGATAGGCGCGGCAAAAGGATACCGGGTAAAACTCTTCATGCCGGAATGTGTCAGTGTGGAGCGACATCTCGTCCTGACCGCGTTTGGTGCCGAAACCGTGCTTACCCCGGCAAGAGAAGGTACCGACGGAGCCATCAGAGCCGCCCATCAGGCACTGAGTGACCAGCCGGAAATGTATTATATGCCCAACCAGTTTGACAATGACAGCAATGTCCTGGCTCACTACGAAACTACCGGCCCTGAGGTCCTTACCCAGACCGAGGGAGAAATCGACGTGTTCGTTGCCGGCATGGGAACGACAGGAACACTTATGGGAGCGGGTCAATATCTCAAGGAAAAGAAATCAGCAGTCAAAATCGTTGGTGTTGAGCCGACTGAAGGACACACGATACAGGGACTCAAGAATATGAATGAGTCGATTATTCCTGGAATATATCACCCGGAGAGACTGGACGAAAAGGTCATTATTGAGGACGGCGAGGCATTTGAAGTATCAAGATTATTGGCCACAAAGGAAGGAATCTTTGTTGGTATGTCAAGCGGTGCCGCAGTAGCAGCCGCTTTGCGGATAGCCAAAGACCTGTATTCCGGCATAATTGTTGTGATACTGCCTGATAGAGGGGACCGGTATTTAAGCACCACGCTGTTCAGGTCGATATGTGCCAAATGCCCTCCCTGA